In Actinomyces radicidentis, one genomic interval encodes:
- a CDS encoding exodeoxyribonuclease III produces MRLATWNINSIRTRVDRVLAFLEREDVDVLAMQEIKCKPEQFPREALEAAGYELAVHGLNQWNGVAIASRVGLADVEVGFPGQPTWSSKEGVEPVVEARALGATVGGLPGPDGAVSDPVRLWSLYVPNGRELTHPHYAYKLEWLRVLRDDVAGWLAAEPAQSLALVGDWNVAPRDEDVWDMSVFEGATHVSVPEREAFAAFEGAGLTEVTRDRVTNYTYWDYQKLRFPRNEGMRIDFVYGSAAFEGRVRGAAIDRNERKGKGASDHVPVIVDVD; encoded by the coding sequence ATGCGACTGGCCACCTGGAACATCAACTCGATCCGCACCCGCGTCGACCGCGTCCTCGCCTTCCTCGAGCGGGAGGACGTCGACGTCCTCGCCATGCAGGAGATCAAGTGCAAGCCCGAGCAGTTCCCGCGCGAGGCCCTCGAGGCCGCCGGCTACGAGCTCGCGGTGCACGGCCTCAACCAGTGGAACGGCGTCGCCATCGCCTCCCGGGTGGGGCTCGCCGACGTCGAGGTCGGTTTCCCGGGCCAGCCGACGTGGTCCTCCAAGGAGGGCGTCGAGCCCGTCGTCGAGGCGCGTGCGCTCGGCGCGACCGTGGGCGGGCTGCCGGGTCCTGACGGCGCGGTGAGCGACCCGGTGCGCCTGTGGAGCCTGTACGTGCCGAACGGCCGCGAGCTCACCCATCCGCACTACGCGTACAAGCTCGAGTGGCTGCGGGTCCTGCGCGACGACGTCGCCGGCTGGCTCGCGGCGGAGCCCGCCCAGTCGCTCGCACTGGTCGGCGACTGGAACGTGGCCCCGCGCGACGAGGACGTGTGGGACATGAGCGTCTTCGAGGGCGCCACCCACGTCTCAGTCCCGGAGCGCGAGGCCTTCGCCGCCTTCGAGGGGGCGGGACTGACCGAGGTGACCCGCGACCGCGTCACGAACTACACGTACTGGGACTACCAGAAGCTCCGCTTCCCCCGGAACGAGGGCATGCGCATCGACTTCGTCTACGGCTCGGCCGCATTCGAGGGCCGCGTGCGCGGCGCTGCGATCGACAGGAACGAGCGGAAGGGCAAGGGCGCCTCGGACCACGTCCCGGTCATCGTCGACGTCGACTGA
- a CDS encoding ABC transporter substrate-binding protein, with product MPQTQSHAQPDGPRTALSRRRVLGATAALASATALAACNRPGSSGAGSTETIAMLTLWHRLPDAATAALEAMVEEWNKANPDVQMTALHFDGTADELEKQVADAVAKGKVPDLVQVEAEDLPAWYGAGDLSDVTKAAASYTGSYTKGSLAQTTVDGVLCGIPLTVDPLVYAYDAAAFTEQGWSAPASWAELSSEGWAGGPAGKYVVTWDPERSAHRMAALTTADGGAWFTADGGTWTAAVDGEASQTVGAAVQKVLTDQIDVLATGDSAAQVVQASITSGTLLGAVVRGSEVASLLPDGAEAWTLTAAPTVSGSGTAVLEGGSSLCVPKGCEQTADALRAAHFLAGHVQELSDAGLVAASTTTTPTTGDALAKAWGGQDVAGFLATTTKDAAGVTYAPAWDAVVDALSGVGSNPTPAADEVATALAAAQQAAQRG from the coding sequence ATGCCGCAGACGCAGTCCCACGCCCAGCCGGACGGTCCCCGTACCGCCCTCAGTCGCCGTCGGGTGCTCGGCGCCACCGCCGCCCTCGCCTCGGCCACCGCGCTCGCCGCCTGCAACCGGCCCGGCTCCTCCGGGGCTGGATCCACCGAGACCATCGCGATGCTCACGCTCTGGCACCGTCTGCCCGACGCGGCCACGGCGGCTCTCGAGGCCATGGTCGAGGAGTGGAACAAGGCCAATCCCGACGTCCAGATGACCGCCCTCCACTTCGACGGGACCGCGGACGAGCTGGAGAAGCAGGTCGCCGACGCCGTCGCCAAGGGGAAGGTGCCCGACCTCGTGCAGGTCGAGGCCGAGGACCTCCCCGCCTGGTACGGGGCCGGCGACCTCTCCGACGTCACGAAGGCCGCCGCCTCGTACACGGGCTCCTACACGAAGGGCTCCCTCGCCCAGACGACCGTCGACGGCGTGCTGTGCGGCATCCCCCTCACCGTGGACCCCCTCGTCTACGCCTACGACGCAGCCGCCTTCACCGAGCAGGGGTGGAGCGCACCCGCCAGCTGGGCCGAGCTCAGCAGCGAGGGCTGGGCCGGCGGCCCGGCCGGCAAGTACGTCGTCACCTGGGATCCCGAGCGCTCCGCGCACCGCATGGCCGCCCTCACCACCGCCGACGGCGGGGCCTGGTTCACGGCCGACGGCGGCACCTGGACCGCCGCCGTCGACGGCGAGGCCTCCCAGACGGTCGGCGCGGCCGTCCAGAAGGTGCTCACCGACCAGATCGACGTGCTCGCCACGGGCGACTCGGCGGCGCAGGTCGTCCAGGCCTCCATCACCTCCGGGACCCTCCTCGGCGCGGTCGTGCGCGGTAGCGAGGTCGCCTCGCTCCTGCCCGACGGCGCCGAGGCGTGGACCCTCACCGCCGCGCCGACCGTCTCCGGCTCCGGGACCGCCGTCCTCGAGGGCGGCTCCTCCCTGTGCGTGCCCAAGGGCTGCGAGCAGACCGCGGACGCCCTGCGCGCCGCCCACTTCCTCGCTGGGCACGTCCAGGAGCTCTCCGACGCCGGCCTCGTGGCCGCCTCGACCACCACGACCCCGACGACGGGCGACGCACTCGCCAAGGCCTGGGGCGGCCAGGACGTCGCCGGCTTCCTCGCCACGACCACGAAGGACGCCGCCGGCGTCACCTACGCGCCCGCATGGGACGCCGTCGTCGACGCGCTCAGCGGCGTCGGCTCCAACCCGACTCCGGCCGCGGACGAGGTCGCCACCGCCCTCGCGGCCGCGCAGCAAGCCGCCCAGCGGGGCTGA
- a CDS encoding SDR family NAD(P)-dependent oxidoreductase, with protein sequence MGTALVTGATSGIGQEIVWQLAEAHHDLVLVARDRARLEALAERLHQVAGVGAQVLPADLSTPDGRAAVAARLRAAGRPDGADEPDASASDDVGAARADQADDRPHSAEDVAARPVDLLVNDAGFAVGQRFVGGDLAQEQRALAVMVQAVLELTHAAVPGMVERGRGAVLNVSSATALTAMGTYAAHKAWVRTFTEGLASELRGTGVTATVVNPGLTRSEFHDRAGMGDQWPGVAWLRAEDVARAALAAVRRGQVICTPSARYLAVNAALRVSPRWLVRRVAGHASVRTQY encoded by the coding sequence ATGGGAACCGCACTCGTCACCGGCGCTACGAGCGGCATCGGTCAGGAGATCGTTTGGCAGCTCGCCGAGGCCCACCACGACCTCGTCCTCGTCGCCCGCGACCGCGCCCGCCTCGAGGCCCTCGCCGAGCGCCTCCACCAGGTCGCCGGCGTCGGAGCGCAGGTCCTGCCCGCCGACCTCTCCACCCCGGACGGGCGGGCCGCCGTCGCCGCCCGACTGCGTGCCGCGGGGCGGCCCGACGGGGCCGACGAGCCCGACGCCAGTGCGTCCGACGACGTCGGTGCGGCCCGGGCCGACCAGGCCGACGACCGCCCCCACAGCGCCGAGGACGTCGCCGCCCGCCCCGTCGACCTCCTCGTCAACGACGCCGGCTTCGCCGTCGGTCAGCGCTTCGTCGGCGGCGACCTCGCCCAGGAGCAGCGGGCGCTGGCCGTCATGGTGCAGGCCGTCCTCGAGCTCACGCACGCCGCCGTGCCAGGCATGGTCGAGCGGGGCCGCGGCGCCGTCCTCAACGTCTCCAGCGCCACCGCGCTCACCGCCATGGGCACCTACGCCGCCCACAAGGCCTGGGTGCGCACCTTCACCGAGGGCCTGGCCTCCGAGCTGCGGGGCACCGGCGTCACCGCGACCGTCGTCAACCCCGGGCTCACCCGCTCCGAGTTCCACGACCGCGCCGGCATGGGGGACCAGTGGCCCGGCGTCGCCTGGCTGCGCGCCGAGGACGTGGCGCGGGCGGCGCTCGCGGCCGTGCGCCGCGGCCAGGTCATCTGCACGCCCTCGGCCCGCTACCTCGCCGTCAACGCGGCCCTGCGGGTGAGCCCGCGCTGGCTCGTGCGCCGCGTCGCCGGCCACGCGAGCGTGCGGACGCAGTACTGA
- the tpx gene encoding thiol peroxidase: MASITFQGNPVQTVGELPEVGSQAPAFDLVAGDLSAVTSDSLAGRRLVISIYPSVDTGVCAAALREFNQRAADLENTTVVSVSKDLPFAAARFCAAEGIDNVETVSAFRSSFGEDYGVTMTDGPLAGLLSRAVVVTDENGKVVYTQQVSEVAEEPDYDAALAALA, encoded by the coding sequence ATGGCTTCGATCACCTTCCAGGGAAACCCTGTCCAGACCGTCGGCGAGCTGCCCGAGGTCGGCTCCCAGGCCCCCGCCTTCGACCTCGTCGCCGGCGACCTCTCCGCCGTCACGAGCGACTCCCTCGCCGGCCGCCGCCTCGTCATCTCCATCTACCCGAGCGTCGACACCGGCGTCTGCGCCGCGGCCCTGCGCGAGTTCAACCAGCGCGCCGCCGACCTCGAGAACACCACGGTCGTCTCCGTGTCCAAGGACCTGCCCTTCGCCGCCGCCCGCTTCTGCGCCGCCGAGGGCATCGACAACGTCGAGACCGTCTCCGCCTTCCGCTCCTCCTTCGGCGAGGACTACGGCGTCACCATGACCGACGGCCCGCTCGCCGGCCTCCTCTCGCGCGCCGTCGTCGTCACGGATGAGAACGGCAAGGTCGTCTACACGCAGCAGGTCTCCGAGGTCGCCGAGGAGCCCGACTACGACGCGGCCCTCGCGGCCCTCGCCTGA